A single region of the Aeromonas hydrophila subsp. hydrophila ATCC 7966 genome encodes:
- a CDS encoding PilZ domain-containing protein: MSERRRFSRILYLTMADLVQGDKKWRTQLVDISLQGALLIRPDDWESHDNKEYSLSFVLSGSDIEIKMQVMLTHEASKKLGFYCHHIDIDSATHLKRMIELNVGDEDLLHRELEQLLSEHLEHPHP, translated from the coding sequence ATGTCCGAGCGTCGCCGTTTTTCACGGATCCTCTACTTGACCATGGCCGACCTCGTCCAGGGAGATAAGAAATGGCGGACCCAGCTGGTGGATATCTCCCTGCAGGGCGCCCTGTTGATCCGGCCCGATGACTGGGAAAGCCACGACAACAAAGAGTATTCACTCAGCTTCGTGCTGAGCGGCAGCGACATCGAGATCAAGATGCAGGTCATGCTGACCCATGAAGCCAGCAAGAAGCTGGGATTCTACTGCCATCACATCGACATCGACAGCGCTACCCACCTCAAGCGGATGATCGAGCTCAACGTCGGCGATGAAGACTTGCTGCACCGGGAGCTGGAGCAGCTGCTGAGCGAACATCTCGAACACCCTCACCCCTGA
- the radA gene encoding DNA repair protein RadA, with amino-acid sequence MAKNKTAYVCTECGADFTRWQGQCSECKEWNTISEVRLGSVTPGKSARYTGYAGAIGSQVQTLAEIATTEIPRFSSGFKELDRVLGGGVVPGSAILIGGNPGAGKSTLLLQTMCGLAERMKTLYVTGEESLQQVAMRASRLGLPTDKLRMLSETSVEQICLIAQQEQPQIMVIDSIQVMHVADVQSAPGSVSQVREAAALLTRYAKQNHVAIFMVGHVTKDGTLAGPKVLEHCIDCSVLLDGGHDSRFRTLRSHKNRFGAVNELGVFAMTGQGMREVSNPSAIFLSRGEEQAPGSVVMVIWEGTRPLLVELQALVDYSQLSNPRRVAVGMDHNRLAMLLAVLHRHGGLQMADQDVFINVVGGVKVEETSADLALLLSMVSSFRDQSLPKDLVVFGEVGLSGEIRPVPSGQERLQEAAKHGFRRAIVPHANAPKHPIEGMEVVPVKKLADALEAL; translated from the coding sequence ATGGCCAAAAACAAAACTGCCTATGTTTGTACCGAATGTGGCGCCGACTTCACACGCTGGCAGGGCCAGTGCAGTGAGTGCAAGGAGTGGAACACCATCAGCGAGGTGCGCCTCGGCTCGGTGACCCCGGGCAAGAGTGCCCGTTATACCGGTTATGCCGGCGCCATCGGCAGCCAGGTGCAGACGCTGGCGGAGATCGCCACCACCGAGATCCCACGCTTCTCTTCCGGTTTCAAGGAGTTGGACCGGGTCCTGGGGGGCGGGGTGGTGCCGGGCTCGGCGATCCTGATCGGTGGCAACCCGGGGGCGGGCAAGTCGACCCTGCTGCTGCAGACCATGTGCGGTCTGGCGGAGCGGATGAAGACCCTCTATGTCACCGGCGAGGAGTCGCTGCAACAGGTGGCGATGCGGGCCTCGCGCCTCGGACTGCCGACCGACAAGCTGCGCATGCTGTCTGAGACCTCGGTCGAGCAGATCTGCCTGATTGCTCAGCAGGAGCAGCCGCAGATCATGGTCATCGACTCCATCCAGGTGATGCATGTGGCGGATGTGCAGTCGGCGCCGGGTTCCGTGTCTCAGGTGCGGGAAGCCGCCGCCCTGCTGACCCGCTATGCCAAACAGAATCATGTCGCCATCTTCATGGTGGGCCACGTGACCAAGGATGGCACTCTGGCCGGCCCCAAGGTACTGGAGCACTGCATCGACTGCTCCGTGTTGCTCGATGGTGGCCACGACTCCCGCTTCCGGACCCTGCGCTCCCACAAGAACCGCTTCGGGGCGGTCAACGAGCTCGGTGTCTTCGCCATGACCGGGCAGGGGATGCGGGAGGTGAGCAACCCTTCCGCCATCTTCCTCAGCCGCGGTGAAGAGCAGGCGCCGGGGTCGGTGGTGATGGTGATCTGGGAGGGGACACGGCCCCTGTTGGTGGAACTGCAGGCGCTGGTGGATTACTCCCAGCTCTCCAACCCGCGCCGGGTGGCAGTGGGGATGGATCACAACCGTCTTGCCATGTTGCTGGCGGTGCTGCACCGCCACGGCGGCCTGCAGATGGCGGATCAGGATGTCTTCATCAACGTGGTTGGCGGGGTCAAGGTCGAAGAGACCAGCGCGGATCTGGCTCTGCTGCTCTCCATGGTCTCCAGTTTCCGGGATCAATCCCTGCCCAAGGATCTGGTGGTGTTCGGGGAAGTGGGGCTGTCCGGTGAGATCCGGCCCGTGCCTTCAGGGCAGGAGCGGTTGCAGGAAGCCGCCAAGCATGGTTTTCGCCGGGCCATAGTGCCGCACGCCAATGCGCCCAAGCATCCCATCGAAGGCATGGAAGTGGTGCCGGTCAAGAAACTGGCCGATGCCCTGGAGGCCTTGTAA